In Candidatus Desulfofervidus auxilii, one genomic interval encodes:
- a CDS encoding energy transducer TonB, whose protein sequence is MKEGSLLKICLLISFIIHLLLIKGVPLNLPSLKKKAPLEVYLKTYPSSKGNKTSKTETNSKKRVSNKKNHKAMSESKKKKYQVKNKKPHQESLPKAKTNPKPLISTTACEERSKEASFKPKNLVSSLVPKKTKVFSHSTKSNSDDSLNDYLHKLRLLIEKNKEYPFGARKRGLEGKVVLEFTLNIKGELVNLKIKRSSGYAILDKAAIRAVKNATPFPPLPQEICSRQIIINLPVCFCLLE, encoded by the coding sequence ATGAAAGAAGGCTCCCTTTTAAAAATTTGTTTGCTAATTTCTTTTATTATTCATCTACTCTTGATTAAGGGAGTACCTCTTAACCTGCCAAGCTTAAAGAAAAAAGCCCCCCTGGAAGTTTATCTAAAGACCTATCCTTCCTCAAAGGGGAATAAAACATCAAAAACAGAAACAAATTCAAAAAAACGGGTTTCTAATAAAAAAAATCATAAAGCAATGTCCGAATCCAAAAAGAAAAAATATCAAGTTAAGAATAAAAAACCACATCAGGAATCACTACCTAAAGCCAAGACCAACCCAAAACCGTTAATATCCACTACTGCTTGTGAAGAAAGGTCAAAGGAGGCCTCTTTTAAACCTAAAAATTTAGTTTCTTCACTTGTACCTAAGAAAACAAAAGTCTTTTCCCACTCTACTAAAAGTAATTCTGATGACTCTCTCAATGATTATCTCCATAAGCTTCGACTTTTAATAGAGAAGAATAAGGAATATCCATTTGGTGCTCGAAAGAGAGGGCTTGAAGGCAAAGTTGTCTTAGAGTTCACCCTCAATATAAAAGGAGAGTTGGTAAATCTTAAGATAAAAAGGTCTTCAGGATATGCTATTTTGGATAAGGCTGCTATAAGGGCAGTTAAAAATGCTACACCTTTTCCTCCTTTGCCTCAAGAAATATGTTCAAGGCAAATCATTATAAACCTGCCTGTGTGCTTTTGTCTTTTAGAATAA